A window of Nicotiana sylvestris chromosome 8, ASM39365v2, whole genome shotgun sequence genomic DNA:
AAGCATCATAAGTTGAATATTATTATGCATAGAACTATGAATCGTTCTATTTTAGTGGAACtataaaaatataacaattaCTTTACCATAACAGAATACTTTAAAATACTTAAGAATTTAACAATGTTACCTTGTTCCTTGATTCTCCCAACATGCCGTTGCATAATTTCTCAAAGCTAGGCCTTTTTGTAACATTCCAATTTAGTATCCGTGGCACTCGGCTTGCAACACGGGTGGCAATATTAGGGTCTACTTCAGAACAACACTCATAAATCCAAATATGCAATGCAAGTGGTAAACCCCCAAACCTATGAAACTTCTTTACAAATCTGAACTTATTTCTCACAGAACCAATCAAAgctttaaatacaatttttcccCATGGAAACTGCTCGTATTCCCCACTCTCTATCAAAAAAAAATCTCGATTACTTACAAAGGATCTTTTACTAATTGTGAAAAATAAGAAGGTGTATATGAAGTACAATAACGAAATCTTTAGAGCATCATTATCTGACTGCCATCTTTTTTCCATAAAACAATCAATAAGATCATCCTTTGATACTCTATCACGATCGGGAAAGTAGGCTTCCTTGAGCCTATTTGATCCACTATAAGTTCCCTCATCATTGACTTCACCAACACACCTTAAACCAGATATAATTGCAAATTCTCTAATCCCAAAACACAGGGTACTATGATTGATCTTGACGTAAAACTCATCCTCACTATCTTGAACCAACTCCCTAGACATTAAGAACCGTATAACTTGATTCTGTACAACAACAGGAGGCAAATCGAGGAAATAGCCAAAACAAGTTTTCCTAAACATTTGAATCTGCTCATCCGTCAATTTCAACTTTAACTCATCAACAACCCCAATATTGGTATGTGAGCTCCAATGAGAACAAGATAATTTTGCATCCAATGCGACATAGTAATCCCATTTCtacattaaaaaaaatattaattatacTAAGCCATATATGAACAATGAATATCATTAAATTTTCCTAAACTATACATCTTCAGAAGAATAGTTCTATACATTTTCATCAATCTCACAGCTGATGCATGTTAAAAGAAttaatataaaagaaaatatacTAATACTAAATAAAAAAGGTTCAAGTGAGATAAAATACGAGATCCTAAAGATTGGAAATCATCAGATCTGTGTCTGCACTGAGTTACAATTTATTTGTTACTAATCagactacttttttttttttgacaaataattatttatttactttttattTCTTGTTACCACAACAATCTATTGTCTCGGTTCCCAAATAGAAGCTACTTTTTTTTAACAACGCTCTATAACTACTATGTTACAACACTAGCTCCTCCCAGATTTCTCCATGTGAAGCTGACATAACAGCATAgtcgaagaataagtagtattCTTTTACCACATATATTTAGCATAGAAGCAGTGAGTTGGAGACGACAAATATTTAGTTCAAAGCCATTACCACTTTTCCATAGCATCAAATACAAAAAATGAATGCTTATAGCTAATGTAAACTATAAATCGGATAAAATACATTAAATAAATTGAGATTAAAAATACCTTCACAGGAAGTTTATCAAATTGAACTTCCTCCGTGCTAGCACGCTTTCTCTTTTTGGGTTTAATAGCAATATTTTGTTGCATAGCAGATgcattttcgattttttttcctttgtcttttgtatGCAATGCTTCAACCCGTTTTTCCCTTCGATTGTCCTTTCGAACGACTATTGCATGTGAGGATTTGCACCTCTTCAACACCGTTTCTTCAAAGTCAGAGTCATAATCAACATGAAGAGATGAAAATTTGACCACATTTGATTTAGATTTTGATTTCTTACCATATGAATTTTTACCCATTTGTCAACTTGGCAAGAATGAGAATATCTTCAAATTTCTACAATGGGACTTGATTTAAAAAAAGAGTTAAGAAAATTTTTAAGTAGACATAGTACAGAGTACTAATCGGATAAAAATGGAGAGAATTGGGgtatttgaaaattttgaaatttggggaaGATAGAGAAGAAAAGCGTAAAAGAAGGAGAAAGGGGAGGAGTGAGGGGAAAATGCTGAAGCACGATAAGTTGGCTATGCTATgctaattaaaacaaataaaaatttaaaCTAGGGCTATAGGGTGCCAATATCTAAAACTAAGGCTTTTTAATGCTAATTTTCTTAATAGGTTGTTATACCATGCCATTTTGACTTTATAATATTAATGTAAAAGAACAGTTACCCAACAGAAGAGCCCAATAAGAAGCCTCTATGAAACCCAAAGGCCAAGGTGGAAGAGCCTGCTTGGCGTTTGTTATCAAAAAGTGTTACAAGTAGAAtatttttgattatttttcaaccaaacattATTTAGTGACCCTATAAGTAAGAAAAAACTACTCCGATATAAAATTATGCAAAATTAATAATTCCTGATAGACTTAAAACTCTTTAAACTCTGTGCAAAAcgttttaattttttaattcgaCATAAGTCTGCCACAACTTTTTAAACTCGAACGTGTGGCAAATGTAAAATAATATTTTGACCTTATTTGAAATGAAGAGGAAAATGGGGGGAAAGTGGGGTAATTCGTGGGCAGATAGTGGCCATAACCGCCTTTAACCGTCACTATCTCAAGGAAAGATAAAATCAGCATAGAATTTGCAGACATAAAACATCAAACAGTTAAGGATTCTTGTGGAGTTAAATATGGAAGGAAGAAGATCATCAACTTCGTCTTCGTATAATCGTAGTCGTTATCAGTTTGAACATAATGAGGATGAAATAAAGAAAGGACCATGGAAAGCAGAAGAAGATCAAGTGTTGTTAAATCATGTGAAGAAATATGGTCCAAGAGATTGGAGCTCCATTCGATCCAAAGGTCTTTTGCAACGTACTGGAAAATCTTGTCGTCTTCGTTGGGTCAATAAACTTCGACCCAACTTAAAGAAGTAATATCTTATAATTACTCAGCCTTTGGTTTTTTCTTTGTCAAGTTTTTTTAAGGTGGTAGTAGGCAGTGACGGGTCTAAAATGTTATATGaaatgttaaatatatatttcagaaccGACATTAATTTTAATCTATAAATCCGTCACGCTCCAATTCTGAATCCGCTACTGGGAACATAGGGTTTGTTACTTTATTACATTGCATTTAATGCAGTTTAAGAGAGGTTTTTGGTtttgtttcttcttctctttttttttctactaAGATTTGCAAAATCTGAGAATTTTTTATGGAATTTTGTAATATGTTGAAGACTGTTGTTGGTTGTTTTAATCAATTCTCTTAAACATTTGATAGTTCTGATGATTCTGCTTGCATGCGCTATGTTGGCTTCTTATAcctattaaatatatatatatatatatatataaacgatTTCTGCCAAGTGGAATTGTAGTTGATCAGGTGTCGTCGGATTTAGAAATTTAAATGCGAACACATTGCACTTTGAAAATTATGACTTCAGTTTCTAATATTTGTTGAAATTATTCATTGAAttctttgtctttttcttttctttcactttttgGTGAAAAGTGGAGTGAAGTTTTCAGCGGAGGAGGAGAGGACAGTGATTGAACTTCAGGCACAATTTGGGAACAAATGGGCAAGAATTGCAACATATTTGCCGGGGAGAACTGACAATGATGTTAAGAATTTTTGGAGTAGTCGCCAAAAGAGATTGGCTAGGATTTTACGAACATCAGCACCACAACCTGCAAAGCCACAGaacaacgacaacaacaaaaacaacgaTAGCCAAAATGATGTTTTTCAAGATTCTCCTCCAATAGAGGTAACTGCAAATAAATTTTATTCCATGTAACTTTGACCATTTTCCGATTTGTGCATGTCATCCTTGTGAAAGGGCATGCTACACGTATTTTTAATGTAGACATCGTATAACCCCTATATATAGACATCGTATTATATTTTTAATGTATTTTACTAACATGTTACTTGACTTGTTTTTCTAACAAATCTCACTTTTTATAAACAGTTACTTGCAATTGTCTTTTAAGTGACCTGATAATGAATTTCTTTTTAGAAGCTGAACTCTATTATAAAGACTTCTTCTACCAAGAATAATTGCTTAATGCCCTTTAATTGTAATCTCTCTTCTTCTCTCAGCTTGAGTATACATGActtcttttttggaattttcaggCACCAAAATTCAGCTCATCAACAGATCAAGAAGAATCTTTATCCAAGTCACAATCATGCTCATCTTCCTATGTTGATAACTCTCATAACATGGTCCCATTCCCAGAGCTAGTGAATCCAAATTCCATTGCTTTTGAATCAAACCTGCTTCAACTTGATTTCACTCCAAATGACTATAAACTTGGAATAGAATCATCACATATTCAAACTGACTTTGGTCTGCCTTTGGAAAATCAAGAATTCAACATGCCTAACTTCATTGATGTGTTTGGACAGTTCAATGGCTCTGAATTAGATAATGTGCAAGTCCCATTTGTAGAAAGATCATGTTGTGACAATATTGTGAAGAGAGAGATTGACAAGCCACTTACTCCGGATAGCTTCATTGATGACTTTCCTTTGGATATGTTTGATCATATTGAACCTCTGCCTAGTCCATCTGAATGGTGATTTAGTCAGAATTTGTTGCTAACTGTAGCTGCTGATTACTATttagttttctttaatttgtggaACGACTGCCATGGCAAACCCCATTATTTGTAAAAgaatatttaatttaggattgAAATGTTTCATTAAAATGTTCATTTGGGGCTTTATCCACTTTCTTATGATGGCCTGATGCAAGATATTGCTTTCGGTTGAAGGGTTTCATTTCATGGAAAATTATTAAAACAAGAGTTAATACCCTAAAATTCCTATAAACTATCACATCTTTGTAAGTTTTCTGCTTAAACTATCTGGTGTCTTCAAGACCCCATAAACTATATTTTCCTTCATAGTGACGTTGTATTTCTGATAACGAGTGTCACATGCTCCAAATTATCATAAAAGATTTCCATGTCGCAATCCACATGTGAGATAATTAATTGGCTTAATCTAAAAATTGACttaatcaattttttttaaataataatcaaATATTATTAGAGGGATAAATATTCACCCGCTTGAAAAAAAAGAGGGGTAGGGTAAAATCATTTCCATCAATTCTCCTGATCTCTCCTCTCTTCCGATGATGGATACTCAATAGCTATTTGCTCCATTAAGCTTCGATGTAACCTTGATTTTCCCCAATAACCCTCTATTGCTCggtcttattttgtttctgttcGAGATTGGGGGTTTACTAAAAAATCTAGGGTTCATTAGGGTTCTGATTGAGTGAAGAGTATTGGTAAAACTTGTGCTAGTTTGAAGAAGATTGTTATACACAGGTACTACTTTAAAAACTAACTTTATTGTTgcaaaattaatttataaatttgCTGGGTAACTTTAATTTTATTTCACCAAAAAAATTAGATCTTTTTTTGTGAGTTATTGATTAATGAGTGTTTCTTCTTTCAAACATATTCGGGtaataaatgaaagaaaaataaaacgaGAAAGATTAAAAAATTGATTCACTAATAATAAGCGAAGGAGAATTTTGGATGGAACGGatagaaaaatgaagaagaaaggtaaaaaaaaagagaggaagaataGTGAATAAATAAGGAAGAAAGGTACGGTGGGATATAAAGGTAATTAGgagaaaatttaaattaaaaaaaattgtaagTGTATGGGCTAATTAGTTGTTAGATGCTGACAGGTCCGGCCCTTTGGATGGCTTTTTCAGCGCGCTAAATAGCAAGTTATTATATACGGTTTGTCAGAAATATAGCGAGAGTATTTTAATATGAAGAAGAATATAGTTTGGGGGAGGGATGATTTGGGGACACTGAATAGTTTAACCACAAAAGTAACAATAATGTCATAGTTTAGCGAATTTTAAGATATTAACTCTACCAAACAATCTGGAGAACTACGCAATATTGAACGATCCTAtagaaaaaaaattgattttttttttattttgtgaaACGTGTTTGTAAGATTGTAGTTCTTTTTGAAGATTTAAGAGATTTCTTGGCCCATGTGAGATTCTACAGGAGACTTATAaatgatttttctaaagtggtgaATCCTTTATGGAAACTCCTCAACAAGGATGTCAAATTTTATTTCAATGATGATTGTATgagagcttttgaaagctcaagTTGACAACAATTCCTATCATTACATCTCCAAATTACAGTTTGTCATTTGAGATCATGCGTGATACAAGTGATGTAGTGATGAGGACTGTTTTGGGGCAATGTATTAAATTTTTcatccggtctactatgctagtatgACCATAAATAGTGACTAAGTCAATGATACTGTTACGAAGAAGGAGTTACTAGCCATTGTGTTTTGCTACTGAGAAGTTCCGCCCATATTTGATGGGTGCTAAAGTCATTGTGCATACGGATCATGCGACGCTTCACTATCTTATAAGCAAAAAGGAATCAAAAGCTCGGTTGATAAGATGGATGCTTGtattgcaagagtttgatattgACATCCAAAACAAGAAGggaagtgaaaaccaagtggcggaccacttatcTCGTTTGGAGGAGGTGGGGAGGTCacatgatggccttgagatcaatgactcTTTTCACGACGAGCAACTTTTGATTTCAAGCTCAAGCAACTTAGATTCCAACACATCTCTTATCCAATATTATATCATATCAACATATTTAGAGCTACcgtaaaatatataattttttgccACCATGATAGCACTTTCAAAGTCGCAATAAAGCACATTCCTCTCCGAAGTAAAGCCAAGTTTTCCAAAAAGTTTCTTCATTCTGAGCAACTCTTTGCAAGTTTCAACGACGGCCCGCAATAAGCTCAGTTGTAGTACATAAAGGCTaatcatggcaagtgaaaccaTAACCATTAATTGCGCTATCACCCCACATTACTATATTAGGGAACATGGGAAATGAAGAATATGCGCAAGTATTCTTCCTTTCCCTATATTAATGTGAGGTGCATGCGCAAGTACTGATTGTCTGACAAAGAATTAATCTATGGTTTTATATTGCACTTCCTTTTTTTGGTAATCATGTTTTGGTAGATGTCAGTCTTTTAAATTTTGTCTGAAAGATATAtacagaaaaatagaaaaaaataatgtGAGCAATATATTTCTTCTTCCATATGTTGATGAATGTAGGCTTGATAAAAAGTACTGTTGGAAGTCATCAGTACTTGAATACGGAGTATAAATTTTTTGCAATAAAAGGTACTTACGACTTCAAacttactattttttttaatcaAGTCAACACTTATTAGTGATTCAGTATACGAAAGAAGAAATCTGTCGATAAGTTTTCATCGTTGCCAGACCTGGCAACATTCCTATATATCGTGGCATTCGAGCATTGTATGGAGTCCGAaacttttttaattattttttggacaaaaaacacttttgtactactttaaaaaaaagttacataaatgagtaaaacgcagtattatagtgcgaattactttaacggaaattttgccgttaaagtaattcgcagtatagtactgcgttttacttaattttttttttgtaattcgcagtactatactgcgttttactaagatacatttgtaaaacgcagtataataatgCGTTTTACATTAAATAATTGCGTTGTACTCTGGTTTTTGCCCCCACCAATaatgaactgacataacaataattcaatacataaaacgtagtattgtactgcgttttacatagaaaaattctacaccccaacgtcagacttgccttatttaaaggcgtttcaattttataaaaattcattcaatactttatttcaaacttacgttcatacttctctcttcttcttatcatttatttttttacaatgtctgaagtggcaaaaataagggtttcactatattgggggggggatgaggttgtgttggagaataactctgtgaggtatagctcacctctacaatgtcatgttaaattgccgcttactatggagtacgataaattggtatcgttgttacgtaaaaaaatgaatgagaggaggcgttcggttaaccttaaaataaccggtagatttccgtattcagtgactccgcagaggtttgcttattattctgagtttaacatcgaggatgatgaaactcttagagattttttgctgattccggatgaatatagggaatttattgtaataaaattattagaaatttacgtcaaggtggaagacgttcccaataatgagggcgtgcatagtagggataacccccagtcatcgggtggttattctggagcagtttttgccggacagattggtgatgaaagagcttgccttgatttaaacttgtcaccaccggcgaatgagcaaccacaaaataatttttcgactttagataatcaacaagacgactggtaaacttcaattttactacgctttagcgatgtttaatttatgttttaattggatttgtattaacactcatatttttcatagggggtaccgtccggatatgaattttacaagttatgaccctgcccctagttggaatatgcgtagttctggagtattggaccatggtggtccatctgggagtcatcaccaacaagaaaatatccatcatgaaacgtcaagacagt
This region includes:
- the LOC104219454 gene encoding transcription factor DUO1-like yields the protein MEGRRSSTSSSYNRSRYQFEHNEDEIKKGPWKAEEDQVLLNHVKKYGPRDWSSIRSKGLLQRTGKSCRLRWVNKLRPNLKNGVKFSAEEERTVIELQAQFGNKWARIATYLPGRTDNDVKNFWSSRQKRLARILRTSAPQPAKPQNNDNNKNNDSQNDVFQDSPPIEAPKFSSSTDQEESLSKSQSCSSSYVDNSHNMVPFPELVNPNSIAFESNLLQLDFTPNDYKLGIESSHIQTDFGLPLENQEFNMPNFIDVFGQFNGSELDNVQVPFVERSCCDNIVKREIDKPLTPDSFIDDFPLDMFDHIEPLPSPSEW